A single Silvibacterium dinghuense DNA region contains:
- a CDS encoding TonB-dependent receptor has translation MSARFRLLLSSSVAALVLSIAAAPLGAQVVGGSITGTVHDATGAAIPGAHVEVRNTETGVTREVVTDAAGRYVAPSVPVGPYAITVSRDGFTTSTQNGLRLVIGQSAVLDFALSVGQVQQQVTVAAAPQAVELSTQQTRGLVDERQVKEMPLNGRSYDELMTLNPAIVNYSNQRSGSIGTSNSAVGNMFAVSGHRPQDNIFLLNGIEYTGASEINVTPGGTSGQLLGVDAVREFNVVTDDYGAEYGKRTGAQVSIVTASGTNSLHGSVFEFLRNSAFDARNYFDQTDIPEFQRNQFGGSLGGPIRKNRVFLFGNYEGFRQNLHLSDVTLVPDNEARLGYLPNSSGTETYVGVNAATKPLLALWPVQNGPDLGSGIGEAYSSPLQTIREDFGTSRADWNISDKDLLFGVYTVDDSDANTPTANPYSSDVEALREQVASVQEQHVFSPTLLNTARFGFSRAAYAFTGITPVDLPGWITGRPIGAIVIGGGTALNGASTITGAGTNAGSNLSTARNLYTYDDHVYWTRGRHQIEIGGWLQQIQSNDNMAQDQYGQASFTTLTTFLEGTVATFTSVPSPTELNWRSLEAAGFVQDTIKLRPNLELRAGFRFESTNGWNEAHDRASNYGFTDGVINTDPTIGHSALSKNRATFLPEPRVGLAWDPSGHGNTIVHTGFGIYRALLDNLDYRLDQTAPYNTTNTLKSVALSSLSITPGDTPPSGSKVSPSGVNPDAYTPTVLSWSLSVEQKIAPNTSLTLGYVGSHGYHNMLSEDVNEPIPTICPASPCPSTLANGTVYYPSGAAYANPKLSNTTTWISEGVAAYHGLEVDVNHRFDHGFQLRGVYTWSKNLDDGTAWNTSVGANAPAFVMFPNRPKLDWGPASTDIRNLAVINGTWDLPFGHAGGSAWQRNIVHGWSLSGIATLQSGFPFTAQLGYNPTNNGDSRDPIRPNVNPDFHGKVIQGGPTQYFNPAAFSNPVSGTYGNAGRNSLVGPGFANLDVSARKETQLFENLRAQFRAEFFNVLNHTNFGTPNEVVYTAAGDTPSPTAGVITATASTSRQIQFGLKLLF, from the coding sequence GTGTCCGCTCGTTTTCGCCTTCTCTTGAGTTCTTCTGTCGCCGCACTCGTTCTTTCCATCGCTGCCGCACCACTCGGCGCGCAGGTGGTCGGCGGCTCCATCACCGGCACCGTGCATGATGCAACCGGTGCGGCTATTCCGGGGGCTCATGTGGAGGTGCGGAATACAGAGACGGGGGTAACGCGCGAAGTCGTCACCGATGCGGCCGGCCGGTATGTCGCGCCGTCAGTGCCCGTCGGCCCCTATGCCATCACCGTTTCACGCGACGGATTCACTACCAGCACACAGAATGGCCTGCGCCTGGTGATCGGCCAGTCGGCCGTTCTCGACTTCGCGCTCTCGGTCGGCCAGGTGCAGCAGCAGGTCACCGTCGCCGCCGCGCCGCAGGCCGTCGAGCTCTCCACGCAGCAGACACGCGGGCTTGTGGACGAGCGCCAGGTGAAGGAGATGCCGCTCAACGGCCGCAGCTATGACGAGCTGATGACGCTGAATCCGGCGATCGTGAATTACTCGAACCAGCGCTCGGGCAGCATCGGCACCTCGAATTCTGCGGTGGGCAACATGTTCGCGGTCAGCGGCCATCGCCCGCAGGACAATATTTTCCTGCTCAACGGCATCGAGTACACGGGAGCGTCGGAGATCAATGTGACGCCCGGCGGCACCAGCGGCCAGCTGCTCGGCGTCGATGCCGTGCGCGAGTTCAACGTGGTCACCGACGATTACGGTGCGGAGTATGGCAAGCGCACCGGCGCGCAGGTGAGTATTGTCACCGCGTCAGGCACAAATAGCCTGCACGGCTCGGTCTTCGAGTTCCTGCGCAACTCGGCGTTCGATGCGCGCAACTACTTCGACCAGACCGATATTCCCGAGTTCCAGCGCAATCAGTTCGGCGGCTCGCTCGGCGGCCCCATCCGGAAAAACAGAGTCTTCCTCTTCGGCAACTACGAGGGCTTCCGGCAGAACCTGCACCTGAGCGACGTGACGCTCGTGCCGGATAACGAGGCTCGCCTGGGATACCTGCCCAATTCGAGCGGGACGGAAACCTATGTCGGCGTCAATGCAGCCACCAAGCCGCTGCTCGCGCTGTGGCCGGTGCAGAACGGACCGGACCTCGGCAGCGGCATCGGCGAGGCGTATAGCAGCCCACTGCAGACCATCCGCGAGGACTTCGGCACCTCCCGCGCGGACTGGAATATCTCCGACAAGGACCTGCTCTTCGGCGTCTACACGGTGGATGACAGCGACGCCAACACGCCGACCGCGAATCCTTACAGCTCGGATGTGGAAGCCCTGCGCGAGCAGGTAGCGAGTGTGCAGGAGCAGCATGTCTTCTCGCCGACACTGCTCAACACCGCACGCTTCGGCTTCTCGCGCGCAGCCTATGCGTTTACCGGGATTACGCCGGTCGATCTTCCCGGCTGGATCACCGGGCGACCGATCGGCGCAATCGTGATCGGCGGCGGCACGGCGCTCAATGGCGCTTCGACGATCACCGGCGCGGGCACCAATGCCGGCAGCAACCTGAGCACGGCGCGCAACCTGTATACCTATGACGACCACGTCTACTGGACACGCGGCCGCCACCAGATCGAGATCGGCGGATGGCTGCAGCAGATCCAGTCGAACGACAACATGGCGCAGGACCAGTACGGGCAGGCTTCGTTCACCACGCTGACGACGTTCCTTGAGGGCACAGTTGCCACCTTCACCTCCGTGCCTTCACCGACCGAGCTGAACTGGCGCTCGCTCGAGGCCGCAGGCTTCGTGCAGGACACGATCAAGCTGCGGCCCAATCTCGAGCTGCGTGCCGGTTTCCGCTTCGAGTCGACGAATGGATGGAATGAGGCGCATGACCGCGCCTCGAATTACGGCTTCACCGACGGCGTGATCAACACCGATCCCACCATCGGCCACTCTGCGCTCTCGAAGAACCGCGCAACGTTCCTGCCTGAGCCGCGCGTGGGCCTGGCCTGGGACCCCTCCGGCCACGGCAATACCATCGTGCATACCGGCTTCGGCATCTATCGCGCGCTGCTCGACAACCTCGACTACCGGCTCGACCAGACTGCGCCCTACAACACCACGAACACGCTCAAGAGCGTCGCTCTGAGCTCGCTCTCGATCACCCCCGGCGACACACCGCCCTCGGGCAGCAAGGTTTCGCCCAGCGGCGTCAATCCCGACGCCTATACGCCGACGGTGCTCTCATGGTCCCTGAGCGTCGAGCAGAAGATTGCGCCGAATACATCGCTGACGCTTGGCTATGTCGGCTCGCACGGCTACCACAACATGCTCTCCGAGGATGTGAACGAGCCGATCCCGACGATCTGCCCGGCGTCGCCGTGCCCCTCGACACTGGCGAACGGCACGGTCTACTACCCCTCGGGCGCAGCCTACGCAAACCCCAAGCTCTCGAATACCACCACCTGGATCTCTGAGGGTGTCGCCGCGTATCACGGTCTCGAGGTCGACGTGAATCACCGCTTCGACCATGGCTTCCAGCTGCGCGGCGTGTATACGTGGTCGAAGAACCTCGACGACGGCACGGCATGGAATACCAGCGTCGGCGCAAATGCCCCGGCCTTCGTCATGTTCCCCAACCGGCCCAAGCTCGACTGGGGACCGGCCTCGACCGACATCCGCAATCTCGCCGTGATCAACGGAACCTGGGACCTGCCTTTTGGTCACGCGGGCGGCAGCGCCTGGCAGCGGAATATTGTTCACGGCTGGAGCCTGAGCGGCATTGCCACACTGCAATCCGGCTTTCCCTTTACTGCGCAGCTCGGCTACAACCCGACGAACAATGGCGACAGCCGCGATCCCATCCGCCCCAACGTGAATCCTGACTTCCACGGCAAAGTGATCCAGGGTGGGCCGACCCAGTACTTCAACCCGGCTGCCTTCTCGAACCCGGTCAGCGGAACATACGGCAATGCGGGGCGTAATTCGCTGGTCGGCCCCGGCTTCGCCAACCTCGATGTCTCGGCACGCAAAGAGACGCAGCTCTTCGAAAATCTCCGCGCGCAGTTTCGCGCCGAGTTTTTCAACGTGCTGAACCACACCAACTTCGGCACACCGAACGAGGTGGTCTACACCGCTGCCGGCGATACGCCTTCCCCGACGGCGGGCGTCATTACAGCCACGGCATCGACCTCACGGCAGATTCAGTTCGGATTGAAGCTGTTGTTTTAA
- the cysD gene encoding sulfate adenylyltransferase subunit CysD: MTTAVADIAESPASRLSHLKLLEAESIHIFREVASEFEKPVMLYSIGKDSSVMLRLAQKAFYPGPIPFPLLHVDTGYKFREMIEFRDNYTRELGLDLLVWRNEEALANGANPVDLGTQRCCGLLKTTALLDGLRYYGFDAAFGGARRDEEKSRAKERIYSFRDKAGQWDPKAQRPELWNLYNSRVGPGESIRVFPLSNWTELDIWHYIHLENIPIVPLYFAKERRMLVRGESLIPVEQPFIQGLPGEEQLVRCRLRSLGCSPCTGAIRSDADTIPKIIAELVSFRSSERANRIIDHDQEGSMEIKKREGYF; encoded by the coding sequence ATGACTACCGCAGTTGCCGACATCGCCGAATCGCCCGCCTCGCGGCTGAGCCATCTCAAGCTGCTCGAGGCCGAGAGCATTCATATCTTCCGCGAGGTTGCGTCGGAGTTCGAGAAGCCGGTGATGCTCTACTCCATCGGCAAGGATTCATCGGTGATGCTGCGCCTGGCGCAGAAGGCGTTTTATCCGGGGCCGATCCCGTTTCCGCTGCTGCACGTGGACACGGGCTACAAATTCCGCGAGATGATCGAGTTTCGCGACAACTACACGCGGGAGCTGGGGCTCGACCTGCTCGTGTGGCGCAATGAAGAGGCGCTCGCCAACGGTGCGAATCCGGTTGATCTGGGCACGCAGCGCTGCTGCGGCCTGCTCAAGACCACTGCGCTGCTCGACGGTCTGCGCTACTACGGCTTCGACGCGGCCTTCGGCGGTGCGCGCCGCGACGAAGAGAAGTCACGCGCGAAAGAACGCATCTACTCCTTCCGCGACAAGGCCGGCCAGTGGGACCCTAAGGCACAGCGGCCCGAGTTGTGGAACCTCTACAACTCGCGCGTCGGCCCTGGCGAGAGCATCCGCGTCTTCCCACTCTCCAACTGGACTGAGCTCGACATCTGGCATTACATCCATCTCGAAAACATTCCCATCGTGCCGCTCTATTTCGCGAAGGAGCGCAGGATGCTGGTGCGCGGCGAGAGCCTCATCCCTGTCGAGCAGCCCTTTATCCAGGGCCTGCCCGGTGAAGAGCAGCTGGTGCGCTGCCGCCTGCGTTCGCTCGGCTGCAGTCCCTGCACCGGAGCCATCCGTTCTGACGCCGACACCATTCCGAAGATCATTGCCGAGCTGGTGTCCTTCCGCAGCTCCGAGCGCGCCAACCGCATCATCGATCACGACCAGGAAGGCTCGATGGAGATCAAGAAGCGCGAGGGGTATTTCTAA
- the cysN gene encoding sulfate adenylyltransferase subunit CysN, producing MSATPLTEVQGEEQLETFSIEDFLEVEQAKDLLRFTTAGSVDDGKSTLIGRLLYDSKNVYEDHVRSVTRVQTTTSGASAPAIDFALLTDGLRAEREQGITIDVAYRYFSTQRRKFIIADTPGHEQYTRNMATGASTADLAIILIDARKGLLNQSRRHAYISALLGIPRVVAAINKMDLVDYSEEVFKTLSRDFAELASRVGLRHVQAIPISALAGDNVVHHGDNTPWYTGPTLLDYLEHVPVERNNSALSFRMPVQRVIRPNQDFRGFAGQIAAGTIRRGDRIVSLPSGQTSRVEKIVTFDGELEEASAPLSITLTLEDERDISRGDLIAAVDGAPKVANHFEASVVWLNEQPLKVNHRYLLKHTSHLVPARVRSIRHRIDIQTLKPQAAAELDLNAIGLIEVTTDRPILADLYHANRATGSFILVDPQNNATVGAGMIRHILTATVTNSTLPGILAGNEARLVEIESLLLEREVAVVRTKVEDREIWRALQHVGVVVLVETHAAALTRVLADGSTEDVTATDAESLANLLSGESKEE from the coding sequence ATGAGTGCAACGCCCCTTACAGAAGTGCAGGGAGAAGAACAGCTGGAGACCTTCTCGATCGAAGACTTCCTCGAGGTGGAGCAGGCCAAGGACCTGCTGCGCTTTACGACCGCAGGCAGTGTGGATGACGGCAAGTCGACGCTGATCGGCCGCCTGCTCTACGACTCGAAGAACGTCTATGAGGATCACGTCCGCTCGGTCACGCGCGTGCAGACCACGACCTCGGGCGCGAGCGCCCCGGCCATCGACTTCGCGCTGCTCACGGACGGCCTGCGCGCAGAGCGCGAGCAGGGCATCACCATCGATGTGGCCTACCGCTACTTCTCCACGCAGCGGCGCAAGTTCATCATCGCCGATACGCCGGGCCACGAGCAGTACACGCGCAACATGGCCACTGGCGCTTCGACTGCCGACCTCGCCATCATCCTCATCGACGCGCGCAAGGGCCTGCTGAACCAGTCGCGCCGTCACGCGTACATCTCGGCGCTGCTGGGCATTCCCCGCGTGGTCGCGGCCATCAACAAGATGGACCTCGTCGACTATTCGGAAGAAGTATTCAAGACGTTGTCGCGCGACTTTGCCGAGCTCGCCTCGCGCGTCGGCCTGCGCCATGTGCAGGCGATTCCGATCAGCGCGCTTGCGGGTGACAACGTGGTGCATCACGGCGACAACACGCCCTGGTACACCGGTCCCACGCTGCTCGACTACCTCGAGCATGTGCCGGTCGAGCGCAACAACTCTGCATTGTCGTTCCGTATGCCGGTGCAGCGCGTCATTCGTCCCAACCAGGATTTTCGCGGCTTCGCCGGACAGATCGCCGCAGGCACCATCCGTCGCGGCGACCGCATTGTTTCGCTGCCTTCCGGCCAGACAAGCCGCGTCGAAAAGATCGTCACCTTCGATGGCGAGCTCGAAGAAGCGAGCGCACCGCTCTCTATCACGCTCACGCTCGAAGACGAGCGCGATATCAGCCGCGGCGATCTGATCGCGGCAGTCGATGGCGCGCCGAAAGTGGCCAATCACTTCGAAGCGTCGGTGGTGTGGCTCAACGAGCAGCCCCTCAAGGTGAATCACCGCTATCTGCTCAAGCACACTAGCCACCTGGTGCCGGCGCGGGTGCGGTCTATCCGCCATCGCATCGATATTCAAACGCTGAAGCCGCAGGCCGCGGCGGAGCTTGATCTGAACGCGATCGGGTTGATTGAAGTTACGACCGATCGGCCGATCCTCGCCGATCTCTACCATGCGAATCGCGCCACCGGCAGCTTCATCCTCGTCGATCCGCAGAACAATGCAACGGTAGGCGCCGGCATGATCCGGCATATTCTCACTGCGACAGTTACAAATTCCACGCTGCCGGGCATTCTTGCCGGCAACGAGGCGAGGCTCGTCGAAATCGAGAGCCTCCTGCTTGAGCGTGAAGTCGCGGTGGTGCGCACCAAGGTCGAGGACCGCGAAATCTGGCGCGCGCTCCAGCATGTAGGCGTGGTGGTGCTCGTCGAAACGCATGCAGCCGCGCTGACACGCGTGCTGGCCGATGGCTCAACGGAAGATGTTACCGCAACGGATGCGGAGTCGCTCGCGAACCTGTTGAGCGGCGAAAGCAAAGAGGAATAA
- a CDS encoding phosphoadenylyl-sulfate reductase: MTTTAEVVIPGLAEKIAEAQRFVRAELAGREAEAAVTSSFQAEDMVVVDLVRQVLPHVPVLFLDTGYHFRATYEYRDQMAQAWNLNLVNVLPEKTVAEQEAEFGILNQIAPDKCCGLRKVGPLFKSLDPYGLWFTGLRREQAKTRANLQVAEFFSLPTGKQLRKLSPLADWTTREVWYYAQQREIPLLPLYDLGYSSIGCEPCTSLPLSSDDPRSGRWGGHKVECGIHIQPAAPVAGPGTGVEK, encoded by the coding sequence ATGACAACGACGGCAGAAGTAGTCATCCCCGGGCTCGCAGAGAAGATCGCAGAGGCCCAGCGCTTTGTGCGCGCGGAGCTCGCAGGCCGCGAGGCCGAAGCAGCGGTCACCAGCAGCTTCCAGGCCGAAGACATGGTCGTCGTCGATCTCGTGCGCCAGGTGCTGCCCCATGTGCCGGTGCTGTTCCTCGATACCGGCTATCACTTCCGCGCGACCTACGAGTATCGCGATCAGATGGCGCAGGCGTGGAACCTCAATCTCGTGAATGTTCTGCCGGAAAAGACCGTCGCCGAGCAGGAGGCCGAGTTCGGCATCCTCAACCAGATCGCGCCCGACAAGTGCTGTGGCCTGCGCAAGGTGGGGCCGTTGTTCAAGTCGCTCGATCCCTATGGCCTGTGGTTCACGGGCCTGCGCCGCGAGCAGGCCAAGACGCGCGCCAACCTGCAGGTCGCGGAGTTTTTCTCGCTGCCTACCGGCAAGCAGCTACGCAAGCTGAGCCCGCTGGCGGACTGGACGACGCGCGAGGTCTGGTACTACGCACAGCAGCGTGAGATTCCCTTGCTGCCGCTCTATGATCTCGGCTATTCGAGCATCGGCTGCGAACCCTGCACCAGCCTTCCGCTTAGCTCGGACGATCCGCGCTCGGGTCGCTGGGGCGGCCATAAGGTCGAGTGCGGCATCCATATTCAGCCGGCTGCTCCTGTTGCGGGCCCAGGTACGGGCGTGGAGAAGTAG
- a CDS encoding sulfite exporter TauE/SafE family protein, translated as MEFGLGFLIAFIIAITGVGAGTITAPLLILVLHVPIAVSVGTALAYSTAVKAVVVPLQVMRKQINWKVLAVMLAGGLPGVIVGTLLFKRFGALKGHAFFFGALGTVIVFSSAWHLFRHFRPNAISGHRPARMKTIGALMFPIAAEVGFSSSGAGALGSLALMSLSPLSAAQVVGTDLAFAFCVTLLGSGLHFADGSIDKALLVKLVIGGLVGALAGSAVAPRVPNKQLRLALSVVLLALGLQFCYQAVAKQLSTHSSNGRSAAVHGAEPHALALAHPQQ; from the coding sequence ATGGAATTCGGACTGGGCTTTCTCATCGCGTTCATCATTGCCATTACCGGCGTAGGCGCGGGCACCATCACCGCGCCGCTGCTGATCCTGGTGCTGCATGTGCCGATCGCGGTCAGCGTGGGCACGGCGCTGGCGTATTCGACCGCGGTGAAAGCTGTTGTCGTGCCCTTGCAGGTGATGCGCAAGCAGATCAACTGGAAGGTGCTGGCTGTCATGCTGGCAGGAGGACTCCCCGGCGTCATCGTGGGCACGCTGCTCTTCAAGCGCTTCGGCGCACTCAAGGGGCATGCCTTCTTCTTTGGCGCGCTCGGCACGGTCATCGTCTTTTCGTCGGCGTGGCATCTCTTCCGGCACTTCCGTCCGAATGCCATCTCCGGCCATCGTCCTGCACGGATGAAGACGATCGGCGCGCTGATGTTCCCCATCGCCGCCGAGGTCGGCTTCTCGTCCTCCGGCGCAGGAGCGCTCGGATCGCTGGCGCTCATGAGCCTTTCGCCATTGAGCGCTGCGCAGGTGGTTGGCACCGATCTGGCCTTCGCCTTTTGCGTAACGCTGTTGGGCAGTGGTCTGCACTTTGCCGACGGCAGCATTGATAAAGCGCTGCTGGTGAAGCTGGTGATCGGTGGACTGGTGGGCGCGCTGGCGGGGTCGGCCGTTGCGCCGCGTGTGCCGAACAAGCAGCTTCGGCTGGCGCTGTCGGTGGTGTTGCTGGCGCTGGGATTGCAGTTCTGCTACCAGGCTGTAGCCAAGCAACTCAGCACGCACAGCTCAAATGGCCGCTCGGCTGCGGTGCATGGCGCGGAGCCGCATGCGCTGGCGCTGGCGCATCCGCAGCAATAA
- a CDS encoding metal-dependent hydrolase family protein: MRRSCTAFFVLAVSILLAGLSASAQQAAQTAGAPIVLHAARLLDVAAGRVVMPGELLIEGEHITAAGASVAHPAGARVIDLGDSTLMPGLIDAHVHLFLHPSAEDLQTVEESVPQRTILATLAARDDLMAGFTAERDMGTEGAGSADTAVRNAINQGLIPGPRLRISGNAIDILGGHEDANHYNPAQHVLSNADRANNIDEIVSVIREQVKDGSDFVKMYETGHDSITNGIFSTPYQYTEAELKAAVDEAARTGRVVAVHATGEPGVRYAAEAGVASMDHAFDLSPETMRIMREKHIPAVPTFAIMEYFADHAATPEAAKRERAMLDYHAESFKKQMAAGISFAVGSDVGPFPHGTQARELVLMHQYGMSTADVLRADLINGAKLLGWEGTIGELKAGYFADVIAVPGNPLDDIGVTQHVTFVMKGGVIYKR; encoded by the coding sequence ATGCGCCGCAGCTGCACCGCCTTCTTCGTCCTCGCTGTTTCCATCCTCCTTGCCGGTCTGTCCGCGTCCGCACAGCAAGCTGCGCAGACCGCTGGCGCGCCCATCGTGCTCCATGCGGCGCGGCTGCTCGATGTCGCCGCAGGCCGTGTGGTGATGCCCGGCGAGCTTCTTATCGAAGGCGAACACATCACCGCCGCAGGCGCCTCTGTCGCTCATCCAGCCGGAGCCCGCGTGATCGACCTTGGCGACTCAACACTGATGCCGGGACTTATCGACGCGCATGTGCACCTGTTTCTGCATCCAAGCGCAGAAGACCTGCAGACGGTAGAAGAATCTGTGCCACAGCGAACAATCCTCGCGACGCTCGCGGCGAGAGACGATCTGATGGCCGGCTTTACCGCGGAGCGCGACATGGGCACGGAAGGCGCAGGCTCAGCAGATACTGCCGTACGCAATGCCATCAACCAGGGGCTCATTCCCGGCCCGCGTCTGCGCATCAGCGGCAATGCGATCGACATCCTCGGTGGACATGAAGATGCCAATCATTACAACCCTGCTCAACACGTGCTCTCCAACGCCGACCGCGCCAACAACATTGACGAGATCGTTTCTGTTATTCGGGAACAGGTGAAGGACGGTTCGGACTTCGTAAAGATGTACGAGACCGGCCACGATTCGATTACGAACGGCATCTTCTCGACGCCTTACCAATACACAGAAGCAGAGCTAAAGGCCGCGGTCGACGAAGCAGCACGCACCGGCAGAGTGGTTGCCGTCCACGCGACAGGCGAACCAGGCGTACGCTATGCCGCCGAAGCAGGCGTCGCATCGATGGACCACGCTTTCGATCTCAGTCCCGAGACCATGCGCATCATGCGCGAGAAGCACATTCCCGCCGTGCCCACCTTCGCGATCATGGAATACTTTGCCGATCACGCCGCCACCCCTGAAGCGGCGAAGCGCGAACGCGCCATGCTGGACTATCACGCGGAAAGCTTCAAGAAGCAGATGGCCGCCGGCATCTCCTTCGCTGTGGGGTCCGATGTCGGCCCCTTTCCGCATGGCACGCAGGCACGCGAGCTGGTGCTCATGCACCAATACGGCATGAGCACGGCGGATGTGCTCCGCGCGGACCTGATCAACGGCGCGAAGCTGCTCGGCTGGGAAGGAACGATCGGCGAACTGAAGGCGGGCTACTTCGCTGACGTCATCGCCGTACCGGGAAATCCCCTGGACGACATCGGCGTCACGCAGCATGTCACCTTCGTGATGAAAGGCGGCGTGATCTATAAGCGATAA